From the Corythoichthys intestinalis isolate RoL2023-P3 chromosome 13, ASM3026506v1, whole genome shotgun sequence genome, one window contains:
- the LOC130927864 gene encoding zinc finger protein 79-like produces the protein MRNMFARTTPAAEKFQEELSGVKEEPPRHQDTTVCKIMHAKIVLRRLQDVSQVHRPERQESAHMEEEEGEEESPYAKTVKEEFIHIKKEYFIRVENPHIEEHQQPQPLEKEEEDQINVKVEVVDIPNGTDETLKREAGGPSEASRGAEPLSGSSSKEGFQVDNLLARPSESDDFTSHSLFCFKKYLGAEPESPGVKEDVERPQIKEEEEPEPCQQKEREEHLPIKKEEEELPYGKEEEEHITRLTGGPLKSEEGPSEASRGAEPPSGGSSSSSTEGLQADIDIAPSDRDGVTSYSPSNDNGHKTSHGDDKLCKCSPCGKTFANKYTYRTHMRSHNGEKPFVCSVCGQRFNQKGSLERHTRTHTGEKPFTCSICHQRFRYNSNMILHTRSHTGEKPFSCSVCGKGFVQAGDLRKHTRIHTGEKPFACLICDQRFTQKNSLKIHTRTHTGEKPFSCSVCGKGFVQAGDLTKHTRTHTGVKPFSCSVCGQRFTQKNSLKIHTRIHTGQKPLSCSVCGKGFVLAGDLTKHTRTHTGQKLFSAQFVIKDTCTTAT, from the exons ATGTCAGTCAAGTGCATCGTCCTGAACGCCAGGAGTCTGCTCACATGGAAGAAGAGGAGGGGGAGGAAGAGTCGCCATACGCCAAGACCGTGAAGGAAGAGTTCATCCACATAAAAAAGGAGTATTTCATTAGAGTTGAGAACCCCCACATTGAGGAGCACCAGCAACCTCAACCCCTcgaaaaagaggaggaggaccaGATAAATGTTAAAGTGGAGGTGGTGGACATCCCCAATGGGACTGATGAGACCTTGAAGAGGGAAGCTGGAGGTCCGAGTGAGGCCAGCAGAGGGGCGGAGCCACTGAGTGGCAGCAGTTCAAAAGAAGGATTCCAAGTAGACAACCTCCTCGCTCGACCATCAGAGAGTGACGACTTCACATCACACTCGCTGTTCT gtttcaAAAAATATCTTGGTGCTGAGCCAGAATCTCCTGGCGTAAAAGAGGATGTTGAGCGCCCCcaaatcaaagaggaggaggagccagagccctgtcaacagaaggagagagaagagcaccttccaatcaaaaaggaggaggaggagctgcCATATGGTAAAGAAGAGGAAGAGCATATCACCAGGTTGACTGGTGGGCCCTTGAAGAGTGAAGAAGGTCCGAGTGAGGCCAGCAGAGGGGCGGAGCCTCCAAGCGGGGGGAGTAGCAGCAGCTCAACTGAAGGATTGCAAGCAGACATTGACATTGCTCCATCAGACAGAGATGGCGTCACGTCATACTCGCCTTCCAATGATAATGGTCATAAGACATCTCACGGTGACGACAAACTCTGCAAATGTTCTCCgtgtgggaaaacctttgctaATAAGTATACTTATCGTACACATATGAGGAGCCAcaatggagaaaagccttttgtctgctcagtGTGTGGTCAAAGATTTAATCAGAAGGGATCCTTAgaaagacacacaagaacccacactggcgaaaaaccttttaccTGCTCAATTTGTCATCAAAGATTCAGGTACAACAGCAACATGATACTCCACACAAGaagccacactggtgaaaagcctttttcctgctcagtttgtggaaaaggTTTTGTTCAGGCGGGAGACTTGAgaaaacacacaagaatccacactggcgaaaaaccttttgcctgcttaatttgtgatcaaagattcactcaaaaaaatagcttgaaaatacacacaagaacccacactggtgaaaagcctttttcctgctcagtttgtggaaaaggTTTTGTTCAGGCGGGGGACTtgacaaaacacacaagaacccacactggtgtaaaacctttttcctgctcagtttgtggtcaaagattcactcaaaaaaatagcttgaaaatacacacaagaatccacactggccAAAAACCTttgtcctgctcagtttgtggaaaaggTTTTGTTCTGGCAGGAGATTtaacaaaacacacaagaacccacactggccaaaagcttttttctgctcagtttgtgatcaaagataCATGCACAACAGCAACTTGA